In the genome of Prosthecobacter dejongeii, the window GTGTGTTTGAGCAAGGCCAGTTTGAGGCCGTGATTCACCTCGCCGCACGCGCAGGGGTGCGTCCTTCCATTGAACAACCTGAGCTGTACATTGATACCAATATCAAAGGTACGTTTAATCTGCTGGAAGCGGCGCGGAAGATCGGCTGCAAGCATTTCGTTTTTGCCAGCAGTTCCTCGGTATATGGGGTAAACAAAAAAGTGCCGTTTAGTGAAGAGGACCCCATATTGCAAACCATCAGTCCCTACGCGATGACCAAGATGGCAGGAGAGCAGATGTGCTCGAATTACAGTCACCTTTACGGCATTAAAACGGTGTGCCTACGCTTTTTTACAGTGTATGGTCCACGGCAGCGCCCCGACTTGGCCATTTCTAAATTCACTCGTTTGATCGATGAGGGGAAGCCAATTGATAAGTTTGGAGAAGGGCACACAGCGAGGGACTACACCTTTATCCATGACATTGTGGATGGCATCATTGGAGCGCTTCATTATCGCTCCGGACCTATTTGCGATATCTTCAATTTGGGCGGTTCACAGACGGTGACACTCAATGATCTCATCTCCACCATCGAAAATGGAGTGGGCAAAAAGGCGGTGATCCATCAGTTGCCTGAGCAGCCTGGAGATGTGCCGCTGACTTCGGCCGACGTGAGCAAAGCGAGGCAGTTGCTGAATTTTAAACCCACCACAACGATAACGGAAGGGGTGCCTGCATACGTGGAGTGGTATCGTCAGATGCGTGCGGAAGGTGTGGCTATTTGTTAGCGGCGGCGGCTACCTATTTTCTCCGCAGTTTATCCACCAGCACGGCCCCCAGGATCACGGCCCCGAGAACGACCTTCTGCGTGTAGCTTTCCACGTTGGTCAGGTTCATGCCGTTTTGGATCACGGCAATGATGAAAGCACCCGTGAGTGTGCCGACCATGCTGCCTTTGCCACCGCTGAGGCTGGTGCC includes:
- a CDS encoding SDR family NAD(P)-dependent oxidoreductase, which codes for MKILVTGGAGFIGSHTVERLLKSGGHEVTIFDSFNDYYNPAIKRSNVRHFGGQVTVQEGELTDAAFVRRVFEQGQFEAVIHLAARAGVRPSIEQPELYIDTNIKGTFNLLEAARKIGCKHFVFASSSSVYGVNKKVPFSEEDPILQTISPYAMTKMAGEQMCSNYSHLYGIKTVCLRFFTVYGPRQRPDLAISKFTRLIDEGKPIDKFGEGHTARDYTFIHDIVDGIIGALHYRSGPICDIFNLGGSQTVTLNDLISTIENGVGKKAVIHQLPEQPGDVPLTSADVSKARQLLNFKPTTTITEGVPAYVEWYRQMRAEGVAIC